One stretch of Eupeodes corollae chromosome 2, idEupCoro1.1, whole genome shotgun sequence DNA includes these proteins:
- the LOC129947958 gene encoding titin, with translation MESILSDESILKNSKLWSDAMKEFCEKETFKEVEYYDILNDSVEVSDDCTPDQTIISNNDENDNQNEGEVGKENKCKALVKVEDFEGSTSSDDFEECANHTLALMREQQDKWQKTGMLKVLQTFDWDQISKVVAPWVAKNKLDRSQLSTSVDEHIVHIEEHHHRQVHLSSDDDSLHSLDTANYIRSSRKKKRTSCTTTTIKKFSYVKGSRRHLQKKYGLDLDKDLNKIFHQKFPENAEKIAHRGLKAIAVPEENARSFNCTPPARLGAIEHVPRSLPTMARRKSRQMKRRSDISKRSVSSSSSSSSSPVRLLKPKYKRLSKGRKSHEGLQSAQTKQEKSKLNFFKRKIPERKLVPEAEIDLTKMETSASGPEMSISTRKVEKSLPKPRPTPPALCQSASFSNETGFLGASIINSTAVTTNPSSVPDVPMKKCQLTPIKNKTPPILMEKYQLSPIKNKTPHAPMEKMLTPIKNISHQPKPPRTVPTKKKPKVRLARAKVKKAEEKIVEPKEIEKTLIPVEDPEELEKTATPNEDHKELAKIQIVDEEIIEPKELEKTQIPNEEILDLKELEKAQEEENIVEAKEPEEMQILEEEIVEPKTPEETQIPEKMDNSKILLFSPTDLEPHRQNLTGQNFHLTQDYFVDKVGQKHSQRFIKLNSKKFPFVFDCSSRISFQVPEDTDGSDSSDEDILYVIGREGKLLVEAAEEPPQNKE, from the exons ATGGAATCGATCCTAAGCGACGAAtcaatcttaaaaaattcaaagctTTGGTCCGATGCAATGAAG GAATTTTGTGAAAAGGAAACCTTCAAGGAAGTTGAGTACTATGATATCCTAAATGATTCTGTAGAAGTCAGCGATGATTGTACTCCTGACCAAACAATCATAAGCAACAACGATGAAAACGACAATCAAAACGAAGGTGAAGttggaaaagaaaacaaatgcaagGCCTTGGTTAAAGTGGAGGACTTCGAAGGCAGCACCAGTAGCGATGACTTCGAGGAGTGTGCCAACCACACCTTGGCCCTGATGCGGGAACAACAAGACAAATGGCAGAAGACCGGAATGCTGAAAGTCCTGCAAACATTCGATTGGGATCAAATCTCCAAAGTGGTGGCGCCGTGGGTTGCAAAAAACAAATTAGACCGCTCTCAGCTTTCGACATCTGTCGATGAGCACATCGTTCATATTGAAGAACACCATCATCGCCAGGTGCATCTGTCGTCCGACGATGATTCCCTGCACTCCCTAGACACTGCCAACTACATCCGATCGAGTCGGAAGAAGAAGCGCACCAGTTGCACCACGACCACCATCAAGAAGTTCAGCTATGTGAAGGGGTCGAGGAGACACTTGCAGAAGAAGTACGGCCTCGACTTGGACAAGGATCTGAATAAAATTTTCCACCAGAAGTTCCCCGAGAATGCAGAGAAAATCGCCCATCGGGGACTTAAGGCAATAGCTGTTCCTGAGGAGAACGCAAGAAGCTTCAATTGTACGCCTCCAGCGAGGTTAGGTGCAATTGAACACGTACCCAGGTCTCTGCCGACGATGGCACGCCGGAAGTCTCGCCAAATGAAAAGGCGATCGGACATCTCTAAGCGTTCGGTCTCGAGTAGTTCCTCGTCGTCTAGTTCTCCGGTGCGACTTTTGAAGCCCAAATATAAAAGATTGTCGAAAGGTCGAAAAAGTCACGAAGGATTACAGTCTGCACAGACAAAACAAGAGAAgagtaaattgaattttttcaaacgcAAAATTCCCGAACGAAAACTCGTTCCTGAGGCAGAAATTGATCTcacgaaaatggaaacatccGCCTCAGGACCGGAAATGTCCATATCCACAAGGAAAGTAGAAAAGTCACTGCCCAAGCCGCGACCTACACCTCCAGCGTTATGTCAAAGCGCAAGTTTCAGCAACGAAACTGGGTTTCTTGGGGCGAGCATAATAAACTCTACTGCAGTCACCACTAACCCCTCGTCAGTGCCTGATGTTCCTATGAAGAAATGCCAGCTAACCCCGATTAAGAACAAAACCCCACCTATTCTTATGGAAAAGTATCAACTATCCCCAATTAAGAATAAAACCCCGCATGCTCCAATGGAAAAGATGCTAACTCCGATCAAAAACATATCCCATCAGCCGAAACCTCCTCGAACTGTGCCCACGAAAAAGAAACCTAAAGTGAGATTGGCTCGAGCCAAGGTGAAAAAAGCCGAAGAAAAAATTGTGGAACCTAAGGAAATAGAGAAGACACTAATTCCCGTTGAAGATCCTGAGGAACTCGAGAAGACAGCAACACCCAATGAAGATCATAAGGAACTCGCGAAGATACAAATTGTCGATGAAGAAATTATAGAGCCTAAAGAACTCGAGAAGACACAAATTCCCAACGAAGAAATTTTAGATCTGAAGGAACTTGAGAAAgcacaagaagaagaaaacattgTCGAAGCTAAGGAACCCGAGGAGATGCAAATTCTCGAGGAAGAAATTGTAGAACCTAAGACACCCGAGGAGACACAAATTCCCGAAAAAATGGACAACAGCAAAATTCTGTTATTCTCTCCAACAGATCTCGAGCCACATCGACAGAATTTGACTGGTCAGAACTTCCATTTAACACAAGACTACTTTGTGGACAAAGTGGGACAAAAACACTCCCaaagatttatcaaattgaactCGAAGAAATTTCCCTTCGTCTTCGATTGTTCTTCGAGGATTTCCTTCCAAGTCCCCGAAGATACAGATGGGAGTGATTCCAGCGATGAGGATATCTTGTATGTAATTGGAAGGGAGGGTAAATTGTTAGTCGAAGCAGCGGAGGAACCACCGCAAAACAAAGAGTGA